A region from the Haloarcula limicola genome encodes:
- a CDS encoding DUF7573 domain-containing protein, with amino-acid sequence MSEDTSLDQFLGDGDDDAEAGESEAVTNAESEARTDGADGTAEAESGEEVAAATTTYAWSGEGAACGACGETVERRWQQDGSLVCSDCKEWDRS; translated from the coding sequence ATGAGCGAAGACACCTCGCTGGACCAGTTCCTCGGCGATGGGGACGACGACGCAGAGGCGGGAGAGAGCGAAGCGGTGACGAACGCCGAGTCGGAGGCGCGCACAGACGGGGCCGACGGCACCGCCGAAGCCGAGAGCGGTGAGGAAGTGGCGGCGGCGACGACCACCTACGCGTGGTCGGGCGAGGGCGCGGCGTGCGGTGCGTGTGGCGAGACCGTCGAGCGCCGCTGGCAACAGGACGGATCGCTCGTCTGTTCTGACTGCAAGGAGTGGGACCGCTCCTGA
- a CDS encoding AAA family ATPase, with translation MTDTDTTRGQQSDSALRDASRVATQVIKNVEEVIVGHHDEIEHIVTALLGRGHILLEDVPGVGKTMLARSVAASFDGEFKRVQFTPDLLPTDVTGVNVYNQKTQEFEFRRGPIFANVVLGDEINRAPPKTQSALLEAMEEGQVSVDGTTYAVPQPFTVIATQNTVEQNKAYDLPMAELDRFMTKLHLGYPDEDEETAMLGSVVGNHPIDELSPVATLADLQAARDTVADVTVEEAIRSYATRLARYTRENAQLGVSPRGSISLLRAAQARAVLNGRTYVVPDDVQQEAPVVLPHRIRTDSSEQTAEALVATALDTVDVE, from the coding sequence ATGACAGACACGGACACAACACGCGGCCAACAGTCGGACAGTGCGCTCCGCGACGCGAGTCGCGTCGCGACACAGGTAATCAAGAACGTCGAGGAGGTCATCGTCGGCCACCACGACGAGATCGAACACATCGTGACGGCGCTGCTCGGCCGGGGGCACATCTTATTGGAGGACGTCCCCGGCGTCGGCAAGACGATGCTGGCGCGGTCGGTCGCGGCCTCCTTCGACGGCGAGTTCAAGCGCGTGCAGTTCACGCCCGACCTGCTGCCGACGGACGTCACCGGCGTCAACGTCTACAATCAGAAGACACAGGAGTTCGAGTTCCGCCGCGGCCCCATCTTCGCCAACGTCGTGCTGGGCGACGAGATCAACCGCGCGCCGCCGAAGACCCAGTCCGCCCTCTTAGAAGCGATGGAGGAGGGACAGGTTTCGGTCGACGGGACGACCTACGCCGTCCCCCAACCGTTCACCGTCATCGCCACGCAGAACACGGTCGAGCAGAACAAGGCCTACGACCTGCCGATGGCCGAACTCGACCGGTTCATGACGAAGCTCCACCTCGGCTATCCCGACGAGGACGAGGAGACGGCGATGCTCGGCTCGGTCGTCGGCAACCACCCCATCGACGAGCTGTCGCCCGTGGCGACGCTCGCGGACCTCCAGGCCGCCCGCGACACCGTCGCCGACGTGACGGTCGAGGAGGCGATCCGGTCGTACGCGACCCGCCTCGCGCGCTACACCCGAGAGAACGCCCAGCTCGGCGTCAGCCCGCGCGGGAGCATCTCGCTGCTTCGGGCGGCACAGGCCCGCGCCGTCCTGAACGGGCGGACCTACGTCGTCCCCGACGACGTTCAACAGGAAGCGCCGGTCGTCCTCCCCCATCGGATCCGGACCGACAGCAGCGAGCAGACCGCCGAGGCGCTCGTCGCGACGGCGCTCGATACAGTCGACGTCGAATGA
- a CDS encoding DUF58 domain-containing protein, which yields MRPTRRGVGVLLVAAAAVAVASRFGQQALGAVAGPLLVGFVVAVGQVYFAGTPTVERSAPRRGFPGEHRTVELTVEGSGVARLTDRLSEGLGGDSTARRSLPATVRYDVSYDRRGEHRLGPVDVALTDALGLVVSKTTVDATGDVLVYPSVYRVGGPDTFVQTLVPETEDRQAFDRLREYVPGDSLRDVHWKSSAKRDDLLVKEFADQRSDRGLLVVAEADDGHDDEMAAAAATVAMGALETGLAVELTVPGGTVGSGYGDTHRTRLLELLARTPAGETGRADDADVLVTADEGGVTVTVEGHRQTFEDVTTSRDNPLAGEVGA from the coding sequence ATGAGACCGACACGTCGCGGCGTCGGCGTCCTCCTCGTCGCCGCCGCCGCCGTGGCCGTCGCCTCCCGATTCGGTCAGCAGGCGCTGGGTGCGGTCGCCGGCCCGCTGCTCGTGGGGTTCGTCGTGGCCGTCGGACAGGTGTACTTCGCGGGCACGCCGACCGTCGAGCGGTCCGCGCCGCGGCGTGGCTTCCCCGGCGAGCACCGAACCGTCGAGCTCACTGTCGAAGGGAGCGGCGTCGCCCGTCTCACCGACCGCCTCTCCGAGGGGCTCGGCGGCGATAGCACGGCTCGTCGCTCGCTCCCGGCGACCGTCAGATACGACGTGAGCTACGACCGGCGGGGCGAACACCGCCTTGGCCCGGTCGACGTGGCCCTGACCGACGCGCTGGGGCTCGTCGTCTCGAAGACGACGGTCGACGCGACCGGCGACGTGCTCGTCTACCCGTCAGTGTATCGGGTCGGCGGTCCGGACACCTTCGTCCAGACGCTCGTCCCCGAGACCGAGGACCGACAGGCCTTCGACCGCCTGCGCGAGTACGTCCCCGGCGACTCCCTGCGCGACGTCCACTGGAAGTCCAGCGCCAAGCGCGACGACCTGCTCGTCAAGGAGTTCGCCGACCAGCGCAGCGACCGCGGCCTGCTCGTCGTCGCGGAGGCCGACGACGGGCACGACGACGAGATGGCCGCCGCCGCCGCGACCGTCGCGATGGGCGCACTGGAGACCGGACTGGCCGTCGAACTGACCGTCCCCGGTGGGACCGTCGGGAGCGGCTACGGCGACACCCACCGGACGCGGCTGCTGGAACTGCTCGCTCGTACCCCGGCCGGCGAGACGGGCCGGGCCGACGACGCTGACGTGTTGGTGACCGCGGACGAGGGCGGCGTCACCGTCACCGTCGAGGGGCACCGACAGACCTTCGAGGACGTGACGACCAGTCGCGACAATCCCCTCGCCGGGGAGGTGGGGGCGTGA
- a CDS encoding SIMPL domain-containing protein, producing MVSRPLAVAGVLAVLLAGGVGFALASGGPVPSAENATVSVSADATVERAPDRATVTVAAVGRGETAAAARNNLSGDADAVQRALEDAGANVTSARFSIHPEYERTETGREQVGYVAVHTVEAETSDVDAVGSLVDTAVDAGADRVEGITYGLSEQTRQDARQEALTTAMDRARTDAETVAAAEGRSVDGVAAIQTSDSGRYVVRAEMATADAGSAGGSTVISPGPVTVDAAVQVTYELG from the coding sequence ATGGTCTCCAGACCACTCGCAGTCGCAGGTGTACTGGCCGTTCTCCTGGCCGGCGGCGTCGGGTTCGCCCTCGCAAGCGGCGGACCTGTCCCGTCGGCGGAGAACGCAACTGTCAGCGTCAGCGCGGACGCGACGGTCGAGCGCGCGCCCGACCGGGCGACCGTCACCGTCGCCGCCGTCGGCCGCGGCGAGACGGCCGCCGCCGCCCGGAACAACCTGAGCGGCGACGCCGACGCCGTCCAGCGGGCGCTCGAAGACGCGGGCGCGAACGTCACCTCCGCGCGCTTCAGCATCCACCCCGAATACGAGCGGACCGAGACGGGCCGCGAACAGGTCGGCTACGTCGCCGTCCACACCGTCGAGGCCGAGACGAGCGACGTCGACGCGGTCGGATCGCTCGTCGACACTGCCGTCGATGCCGGTGCCGACCGCGTCGAGGGCATCACCTACGGCCTGAGCGAACAGACCCGACAGGACGCGCGACAGGAAGCTCTGACGACCGCGATGGACCGGGCGCGAACTGACGCCGAGACCGTCGCCGCCGCCGAGGGTCGCTCCGTCGACGGCGTCGCCGCCATCCAGACGAGCGACAGCGGCCGGTACGTCGTCCGCGCCGAGATGGCGACCGCCGACGCCGGGAGCGCCGGCGGGAGCACCGTCATCTCGCCCGGTCCGGTCACCGTCGACGCGGCGGTGCAGGTGACCTACGAACTCGGGTGA
- a CDS encoding TIGR00341 family protein — protein sequence MRLVQLTVPTGKLEAALDVLDGEGIDYVVSDETSNRDIAAVVSFPIPTEALEPILAALREVGLDEDTYTVVVEANTVISRQFDELQEKYAEEESEDRIAREELMAKANGLAPSFPVYATMTVISAVVATAGLLLNSAAVIVGSMVIAPLIGPALSANVGTVVDDREMFRRGVKLQVVGLLLSIVSAAIFAYFVRTANLIPPISDITAIDQVRERVSPDFLSLAVALGSGAAGILSLTSGVSTAMVGVMIAVALIPPAAAVGIGIAWAAPLVSLGSGVLLLVNVLSINLAALIGLWYQGYRPERWFQQDEARTATVKRIGVLVVAILVLSAFLGGVTLDSYQRATVDQEIRQQVEAEIPSSAELISVDVQQTNTVIFQKPRRVTVTVGIPPGADPPGLADDIDAAADAAAGRDVEASVRYVVVESAS from the coding sequence GTGCGGTTGGTACAACTCACGGTCCCGACGGGCAAACTCGAAGCCGCCCTCGACGTCCTCGACGGAGAGGGCATCGACTACGTCGTCTCCGACGAGACGAGCAACCGGGACATCGCGGCCGTGGTCTCGTTTCCGATCCCGACGGAAGCGCTCGAACCGATCCTCGCGGCGCTGCGAGAGGTGGGGCTCGACGAGGACACGTACACCGTCGTCGTCGAGGCGAACACCGTCATCTCCCGTCAGTTCGACGAACTGCAGGAGAAGTACGCCGAGGAGGAGAGCGAGGACCGCATCGCCCGCGAGGAGCTGATGGCCAAGGCCAACGGACTCGCGCCCTCCTTCCCCGTCTACGCGACGATGACCGTCATCAGCGCGGTCGTCGCCACCGCCGGGCTCCTGTTGAACTCGGCGGCCGTCATCGTCGGATCGATGGTCATCGCGCCGCTCATCGGCCCGGCCCTGTCGGCGAACGTCGGCACCGTCGTCGACGACCGCGAGATGTTCCGGCGCGGCGTGAAACTGCAGGTCGTCGGCCTCCTCCTCTCTATCGTCAGCGCAGCTATCTTCGCGTACTTCGTCCGGACGGCCAACTTGATCCCGCCGATATCCGACATCACCGCGATCGATCAGGTGCGCGAGCGCGTCTCCCCGGACTTCCTCTCGCTCGCCGTCGCGCTCGGCTCCGGCGCGGCTGGCATCCTCAGTCTCACCTCCGGGGTGTCGACAGCCATGGTCGGCGTCATGATCGCCGTGGCGCTCATCCCGCCCGCCGCCGCGGTGGGCATCGGTATCGCGTGGGCCGCGCCGCTCGTCAGTCTCGGGTCCGGCGTCCTCCTGCTGGTGAACGTCCTCTCGATCAACCTCGCCGCCCTCATCGGCCTCTGGTATCAGGGTTACCGACCCGAGCGATGGTTCCAGCAGGACGAGGCGCGAACGGCGACGGTCAAACGGATCGGCGTCCTCGTCGTCGCGATCCTCGTCCTGTCGGCGTTCCTCGGCGGCGTGACGCTCGACTCCTATCAGCGAGCCACCGTCGATCAGGAGATACGACAGCAGGTCGAAGCGGAGATACCGTCGTCCGCCGAGCTCATCTCCGTCGACGTCCAACAGACCAACACGGTCATCTTCCAGAAGCCGCGCCGCGTCACCGTGACCGTGGGGATCCCGCCGGGAGCCGACCCCCCCGGGCTCGCCGACGACATCGACGCCGCCGCCGACGCCGCGGCGGGCCGCGACGTCGAGGCGTCGGTCCGGTACGTCGTCGTCGAGAGCGCGTCGTGA
- a CDS encoding 5,10-methylenetetrahydromethanopterin reductase: protein MNAIELTPEHPVAQLSDLAVEAEKQDFDAVFVSHHYNNRDQFMALAEMATRTEEVLLGPGIANPYETHPVTLASRAGTLSEMSDGRAVFGVGPGDRSTIRNLGFDHENALRRVLETMKVAERLWDGERVDHDGTFEAVDAGLNYEVGDEIPTYVGAQGPHMTRMAAKHADGALYNGAHPKDLAWAREQAEEMADERVPDTDFDLAAYASVSVAEDEDAAREAARPPVAFVAAGSPPPVLDRHGIDRDVAADVGDAISAGEFERAFGLVTEPMLSAFCITGTPEDVAERVEALREHADSVVFASPLGPDIEDAISLLGAATDRSPDA from the coding sequence ATGAACGCGATTGAACTCACCCCGGAACACCCGGTCGCACAGCTCTCGGACCTCGCCGTCGAGGCCGAGAAACAGGACTTCGACGCCGTCTTCGTCAGCCATCACTACAACAACCGCGACCAGTTCATGGCCCTCGCGGAGATGGCGACACGGACCGAGGAGGTCCTACTCGGGCCGGGAATCGCCAATCCCTACGAGACCCACCCGGTGACGCTGGCCTCGCGGGCCGGTACCCTCTCCGAGATGAGCGACGGCCGCGCCGTCTTCGGCGTCGGTCCCGGCGATAGATCCACGATTCGAAATCTCGGCTTCGACCACGAGAACGCCCTGCGACGCGTCTTGGAGACGATGAAGGTCGCCGAGCGACTGTGGGACGGCGAGCGCGTCGATCACGACGGGACCTTCGAGGCGGTCGACGCGGGTCTCAACTACGAGGTCGGCGACGAGATCCCGACGTACGTCGGCGCACAGGGGCCACACATGACGCGGATGGCCGCGAAACACGCCGACGGCGCGCTCTACAACGGCGCGCACCCGAAGGACCTCGCGTGGGCGCGAGAACAGGCCGAGGAGATGGCCGACGAGCGCGTGCCCGACACCGACTTCGACCTCGCGGCCTACGCCAGCGTCTCGGTCGCCGAGGACGAAGACGCCGCCCGCGAGGCCGCCCGGCCGCCGGTGGCGTTCGTCGCGGCGGGGTCGCCGCCGCCGGTGTTGGACCGCCACGGCATCGACCGCGACGTCGCCGCGGACGTCGGCGACGCCATCTCGGCCGGCGAGTTCGAACGGGCCTTCGGGCTGGTCACGGAGCCGATGCTCTCGGCGTTCTGTATCACCGGTACGCCCGAGGACGTGGCCGAGCGGGTCGAGGCGCTGCGGGAACACGCCGACAGCGTCGTCTTCGCATCGCCGCTCGGTCCCGATATCGAGGACGCTATCTCTCTGCTCGGGGCGGCGACCGACCGCTCCCCGGACGCATGA
- a CDS encoding coenzyme F420-0:L-glutamate ligase — MEVSPVEGLPEVRPGDDVAELVAERTDLRDGDVLCVASTIVSKAAGRQADLADFTASERAERIAERIGAITGEEKDPRFAQAVIEESEELVTDAPFILAVTRFGHITVNAGIDRSNVPDADLLLLPEDPTEEAEAIRAGIRERTGADVAVVVTDTSGRPFRHGQRGVALGWAGIPAARDWRGERDRDGRELGVTVQAVVDELAAAGNLVTGEGGGGTPVALVRGFDFGDHGESDALYRPPESDIVRDALREWSHERD, encoded by the coding sequence ATGGAAGTCTCCCCGGTCGAGGGGTTGCCGGAGGTCCGCCCCGGCGACGACGTGGCCGAACTCGTCGCGGAGCGGACGGACCTCCGAGACGGCGACGTCCTCTGTGTCGCGAGCACGATCGTCTCGAAGGCGGCGGGTCGGCAGGCGGACCTCGCCGACTTCACGGCGAGCGAGCGAGCGGAGCGGATCGCCGAGCGAATCGGAGCCATAACCGGCGAGGAGAAGGACCCCCGGTTCGCGCAGGCGGTCATCGAGGAGAGCGAGGAACTCGTCACCGACGCGCCGTTCATCCTCGCGGTCACGCGCTTCGGCCATATCACGGTCAACGCGGGCATCGACCGCTCGAACGTGCCCGACGCCGATCTGCTCCTCCTACCGGAGGACCCGACCGAGGAAGCCGAAGCGATTCGCGCGGGCATCCGCGAGCGAACGGGGGCGGACGTGGCGGTCGTCGTCACGGACACCTCCGGTCGGCCGTTCCGCCACGGCCAGCGCGGGGTCGCGCTGGGCTGGGCGGGCATCCCCGCGGCCCGCGACTGGCGCGGCGAGCGCGACCGCGACGGTCGCGAACTCGGCGTGACGGTCCAGGCCGTCGTCGACGAACTCGCGGCCGCGGGCAACCTCGTCACCGGCGAGGGCGGCGGCGGCACGCCGGTCGCGCTGGTCCGCGGCTTCGACTTCGGCGACCACGGCGAGAGCGACGCCCTCTACCGCCCGCCGGAGAGCGACATCGTTCGAGACGCACTCAGAGAGTGGTCACATGAACGCGATTGA